The window TGTTTGCGACGACCTGTGGAGTGATGATAACCCGACCTTCATAGGTATTTTTGGGCATTCTCCACTTCCATCCGCACATCGTCCTTGGTCATGGTGATGATAGGAACATCATACTTGATAAGAAGCTCATGAAAGGTACGGTATGAAAGCCCGGCGACTTCGGCAGCTTTGCCCAGGGGCAATTTTTTTGTCTCAAAAAGTTTGACCGCAAGCATGATTTGGGCATCGGATGCGGTTAAATTAACGGTATCCGGAATGTCCAAGGTAAGCTGCATATTAGTATCCCCCCTATTGTCAGTATAGTCTCTTTTTACGATTTAGTCATCATAACTCGAAAGGTGAAGGTTTCAATCCCCTACCGAATAGATATGATTAGGCGGACTTGTGATAGATGCCCTACCTTAATCAGATCGGCTATATCCTTGCTGCAAAACTTAGCCGGCCTGATGGGAGATTCTGCTTTCAGTTCGGAATAGCCGCTTCGTTGCCTGGGTTGGAATCGTTTTCTTCATTAAAAACTTAAGGCACCGGACGGAATCGCCTTCCATTCGCAAACATCCTGTTTGCTCATTCCAGGCCGGGGTTTAGTCCTGTCGGCGCCATCCATGGCGCCTTTTCCTCCCGTTGGTCAGCGGACTAAACCCTTCGATTCCACCTTTATCTGGTGGGAAGTTTTTGCCGAAGCAAAAAATTCAAACTAAGGCGCCGATTGGAATCGAACCAACGCATAAAGGTTTTGCAGACCTATAAGAAAAAATCTTATTTCATTATATTATAAGTAATTATGGGACAGACCTCTTCGATGTTCTACAAATATTCTACAGTGAAAAGTCAAGCAAAGACTAATAAATCGGACCAGAGGGGAACCGTGAACGGCTTTCGGCAGCTCACAGCGGCAATTCTTTACCAAGCCATACACGATATAAAAACTGACGATTTTCGGGTAACGGCCCGAATGAAGGACCGCTCTATGTCCTGGATAAACAGTCCCGATTGTGAGACCCTTTGTAATTTTATTGATATGGACTATGAAAAAATTCGGGACCGGGCAATCTCGCTTTACCAGACGATTGTAGAACCCCCTACGGTGTACGAAAACTAAAAAGGTAAGGAAATACCCCCCGGCAAAAACAAACCCCGCCACGGGCTTCTATAAGCGTCTTTTTTTTCAAGTGCGGATTCCGTACCTACAACTATAGTTGTACCCTGGGCCGGAGCT of the Treponema primitia ZAS-1 genome contains:
- a CDS encoding UPF0175 family protein, giving the protein MQLTLDIPDTVNLTASDAQIMLAVKLFETKKLPLGKAAEVAGLSYRTFHELLIKYDVPIITMTKDDVRMEVENAQKYL